The proteins below come from a single Leptidea sinapis chromosome Z, ilLepSina1.1, whole genome shotgun sequence genomic window:
- the LOC126978557 gene encoding uncharacterized protein LOC126978557: MAWLSYKFIVLVVIAAVQCAPEGYVYPKPIIQFELPNQQSLPTYTTDGVNPNNGFTFQKTVSYSVSNEDYGYLKQYKHEANKLSDIDSNSYNEANLISNHNSQTNKPLDVAVPVNVEYVQNNELPLVNIQSKPLSNSYGANIFASDVQHNVQPLYQLQNTISTDAGSINAAPYQSEQNYVQINGIRSLGNSIGTSENVVTSVPTTQEVNIGNSIVPTFVQNNIQPINVPLEYFQPIQTNLNHRQNVQIISNNLPQTQNEPAVFRHIYFHVPPPDLENAPIVPIPSPPKKSYKILFIKVPSQESSNIAAIQRNLLNKLGPVEEKTLIYVLVKNPEVPLVKTILTGGTKPSEHEVLFVKYRGNPSPRSSDEPEQLNLNTDTNINVQAESTNGYK, from the exons ATGGCTTGGTTATCTTACAAATTTATCGTTTTG GTGGTGATTGCAGCTGTACAATGTGCGCCAGAAGGTTACGTTTATCCTAAGCCAATTATTCAGTTCGAACTACCAAATCAGCAGAGTTTACCTACATATACAACGGATGGAGTTAACCCTAATAATGGATTTACATTCCAGAAGACTGTTTCATACTCAGTGTCGAACGAGGATTACGGATATTTGAAACAATATAAACACGAAGCAAACAAGTTATCTGATATTGATTCGAATAGTTATAACGAAGCAAATTTGATATCAAACCATAATTCACAGACCAATAAGCCCCTAGATGTGGCCGTGCCTGTAAATGTGGAATACGTACAAAATAATGAACTACCCTTGGTGAACATTCAAAGTAAGCCTTTGTCCAATTCGTACGGTGCTAACATATTCGCATCCGACGTCCAACACAACGTTCAACCATTGTACCAATTACAAAACACAATTTCAACAGACGCTGGCTCGATAAATGCTGCACCATATCAAAGTGAACAAAATTACGTGCAAATAAATGGAATTAGGTCTTTAGGAAATTCTATTGGTACTTCAGAAAATGTTGTTACTAGTGTACCAACTACCCAAGAAGTTAATATCGGAAACTCAATTGTACCAACATTCGTGCAAAACAATATACAACCGATCAATGTGCCATTAGAATACTTTCAACCTATTCAAACAAATCTAAATCACCGCCAGAatgtacaaattatttcaaataacttACCACAAACACAAAATGAACCTGCTGTTTTTAGACATATATATTTTCATGTGCCGCCACCAGATCTTGAGAACGCCCCGATAGTTCCGATACCATCACCTCCGAAGAAGTCatataaaatcttatttattaaagtaccCAGTCAAGAATCGAGTAACATTGCTGCCATTCAGAGGAATTTACTGAACAAGCTCGGTCCAGTTGAAGAAAAGACACTGATTTATGTACTAGTGAAGAATCCTGAAGTTCCCCTGGTGAAAACAATCCTTACTGGAGGAACAAAGCCTTCAGAACATGAAGTATTATTTGTGAAATACAGAGGAAATCCATCGCCGCGTTCTAGTGATGAACCAGAGCAACTGAATCTTAACACAGATACAAACATAAATGTTCAAGCGGAATCAACAAATGGTTATAAGTGA
- the LOC126978554 gene encoding pyruvate dehydrogenase [acetyl-transferring]-phosphatase 1, mitochondrial encodes MNFSNVILTKTVILKPNLSKEFFTSYTGYNNLRGLLNLGYTFTKSFHTSVFNRETHKDGTTILPSPQEVTTILRKNEFNKEFQYGVVKSYDSNQLASNNPIEDTRSEAQCKLTPGLLMGIYDGHGGPACAQVLSKRLLKYVAAALLPAPILEKFQKEENTDKIIETFNDKAEIVGDLQLIYEDSFKKYLLELVKNVKQDVDVKAAIEKSIIHLDNDLSREVIDQFVATGTVNPKTLSVSLSGAVACVSYIDGPHLYIANIGDCNAVLGTMTEENRWISKKITKEHNTENLAELKRIWSEHPESERRTIIRRDRLLGELAPLRSLGDFRYKWPADILSKVAEPVIGSRAIPANYYTPPYLTAKPDIYYHRLTAKDKFLIIASDGLWDTMSAVEAVRLVGEHMKGKVFFNPLKLPQKNIQLGDVNELLLHRKESLKSKPKDRNAATHLIRHAIGGTEYGIDHSRLAHLLSLSSDVSRMFRDDMTVTVIYFDSEYLRQCPA; translated from the exons atgaatttttcaaATGTAATACTGACCAAAACTGTAATATTGAAACCAAATTTATCAAAGGAATTCTTTACATCATATACTGGATATAATAATCTGAGAGGATTACTCAATTTAGGTTATACTTTTACAAAATCTTTTCATACTTCTGTATTTAATAGAGAGACACATAAAGATGGAACTACAATATTGCCTTCTCCTCAAGAA gTAAccacaattttgagaaaaaatgaATTCAACAAAGAGTTTCAATATGGTGTTGTTAAATCCTATGATTCTAATCAGTTAGCTTCTAATAATCCTATTGAAGACACAAGGAGTGAGGCACAGTGTAAATTAACCCCAG gATTATTGATGGGAATATATGATGGTCATGGAGGTCCGGCCTGTGCACAAGTTCTATCTAAACGATTGTTGAAATATGTTGCTGCTGCACTACTGCCAGCGCCTATTCTGGAGAAGTTCCAGAAAGAGGAAAACACAGACAAGATAATAGAAACATTTAATGACAAG gCAGAGATTGTGGGCGACCTGCAATTAATATATGAAGATAGTTTCAAAAAATATCTCCTGGAACTTGTGAAAAATGTAAAACAAGATGTTGATGTTAAAGCAGCTATCGAAAAAAGCATCATTCATTTGGATAATGACTTATCCAGGGAAGTAATAGACCAGTTTGTGGCGACTGGGACAGTTAATCCGAAAACATTGTCTGTTTCCCTTTCGGGTGCCGTGGCGTGCGTCTCTTACATTGATGGACCTCACTTGTATATTGCAAATATTGGAGATTGTAACGCTGTACTAGGCACGATGACTGAAGAGAATCGATGGATCTCAAAGAAAATTACCAAAGAACATAATACTGAAAATTTAGCGGAACTCAAGAGGATATGGAGTGAGCATCCCGAATCAGAGAGAAGGACAATCATTCGGAGAGATCGCCTTTTAGGAGAGCTAGCACCTTTGAGGAGCTTAGGTGACTTTCGGTATAAATGGCCGGCAGATATATTGTCTAAAGTCGCAGAGCCCGTTATCGGCTCTAGAGCTATACCAGCAAACTATTATACACCGCCATATTTAACTGCTAAGCCAGACATTTATTACCACAGACTGACAGCAAAAGATAAATTTCTAATTATAGCTTCAGATGGGCTATGGGATACAATGTCAGCAGTAGAAGCTGTCAGGCTTGTCGGAGAGCATATGAAGGGAAAAGTGTTTTTTAACCCGCTCAAGTTACCGCAGAAAAATATCCAACTAGGAGACGTAAATGAATTGCTATTGCACAGGAAAGAAAGCTTAAAGAGCAAACCAAAAGATAGAAATGCTGCAACACATCTTATAAGACATGCTATTGGTGGCACCGAGTATGGGATAGACCATTCTAGGCTTGCTCACTTACTCAGTCTCTCATCTGATGTAAGTCGTATGTTTAGAGATGACATGACCGTAACGGTTATTTATTTTGACTCGGAGTATTTAAGACAATGTCCcgcataa
- the LOC126978560 gene encoding vesicle-associated membrane protein-associated protein B-like isoform X1 yields MPNQVLTIEPSNELKFKVDSSGLFEQSCTTYMRLSNPTSDTVLFKIKTTAPKKYYVRPNSGLLDPYSKVEIAITPQPVHVEPNERHKHKFMVQSVIAPEGKTNIEQVWKEISPDQLMDYKLRCVFEIPSGANDSGDTSVLNEGVKKRVAVTDDLKTQSPLSTHLSSTKEAVEGLIQNEAKRKDESQADGLPMAKSDVFNTDFIRLKEDCAKIRQENLQLREELLRLQQQGWAEDRQTRSHSYGPEKEDQQPVMPWIAIAFAMALLGIVIGKFIM; encoded by the exons ATGCCGAATCAAGTATTGACTATAGAACCATCAAATGAGCTGAAATTTAAAG ttGATTCTTCAGGGCTCTTTGAACAATCTTGCACCACTTATATGAGGTTATCTAATCCTACCAGTGATACTGTTCTATTCAAAATAAAGACAACTGCACCCAAGAAGTATTATGTGCGACCTAATTCCGGACTTCTTGATCCTTACTCTAAAGTAGAGATTGCAa ttACTCCACAGCCTGTGCATGTTGAGCCCAATGAAAGACACAAGCATAAGTTTATGGTTCAAAGTGTTATTGCTCCTGAGGGCAAGACTAACATAGAGCAAGTG tGGAAGGAGATCAGCCCTGATCAATTAATGGACTATAAGCTGCGCTGTGTCTTTGAAATTCCGAGTGGAGCTAAT GATTCTGGTGATACATCTGTACTAAATGAAGGTGTTAAGAAGAGAGTTGCTGTTACTGATGATCTCAAAACACAGTCTCCTCTTTCAACCCATTTATCTTCTACAAAG GAGGCTGTTGAAGGTCTCATCCAGAATGAAGCAAAGAGGAAGGATGAAAGTCAAGCTGATGGATTGCCCATG GCTAAGTCGGATGTTTTCAATACTGACTTCATTCGTTTAAAAGAGGATTGTGCTAAAATACGACAAGAAAATCTTCAATTAAGA GAGGAGTTGCTCCGTCTTCAACAGCAGGGATGGGCTGAAGACCGTCAGACGCGCAGTCACTCGTACGGCCCCGAGAAGGAAGACCAACAGCCTGTCATGCCGTGGATAGCCATTGCGTTTGCTATGGCACTCCTCGGTATTGTAATCGGAAAGTTCATTATGTGA
- the LOC126978560 gene encoding vesicle-associated membrane protein-associated protein B-like isoform X2, protein MPNQVLTIEPSNELKFKVDSSGLFEQSCTTYMRLSNPTSDTVLFKIKTTAPKKYYVRPNSGLLDPYSKVEIAITPQPVHVEPNERHKHKFMVQSVIAPEGKTNIEQVWKEISPDQLMDYKLRCVFEIPSGANDSGDTSVLNEGVKKRVAVTDDLKTQSPLSTHLSSTKAKSDVFNTDFIRLKEDCAKIRQENLQLREELLRLQQQGWAEDRQTRSHSYGPEKEDQQPVMPWIAIAFAMALLGIVIGKFIM, encoded by the exons ATGCCGAATCAAGTATTGACTATAGAACCATCAAATGAGCTGAAATTTAAAG ttGATTCTTCAGGGCTCTTTGAACAATCTTGCACCACTTATATGAGGTTATCTAATCCTACCAGTGATACTGTTCTATTCAAAATAAAGACAACTGCACCCAAGAAGTATTATGTGCGACCTAATTCCGGACTTCTTGATCCTTACTCTAAAGTAGAGATTGCAa ttACTCCACAGCCTGTGCATGTTGAGCCCAATGAAAGACACAAGCATAAGTTTATGGTTCAAAGTGTTATTGCTCCTGAGGGCAAGACTAACATAGAGCAAGTG tGGAAGGAGATCAGCCCTGATCAATTAATGGACTATAAGCTGCGCTGTGTCTTTGAAATTCCGAGTGGAGCTAAT GATTCTGGTGATACATCTGTACTAAATGAAGGTGTTAAGAAGAGAGTTGCTGTTACTGATGATCTCAAAACACAGTCTCCTCTTTCAACCCATTTATCTTCTACAAAG GCTAAGTCGGATGTTTTCAATACTGACTTCATTCGTTTAAAAGAGGATTGTGCTAAAATACGACAAGAAAATCTTCAATTAAGA GAGGAGTTGCTCCGTCTTCAACAGCAGGGATGGGCTGAAGACCGTCAGACGCGCAGTCACTCGTACGGCCCCGAGAAGGAAGACCAACAGCCTGTCATGCCGTGGATAGCCATTGCGTTTGCTATGGCACTCCTCGGTATTGTAATCGGAAAGTTCATTATGTGA